The Georgenia faecalis genome includes a window with the following:
- the ureG gene encoding urease accessory protein UreG has translation MSENVLRIGIGGPVGSGKTALAEALVPRLLAAGRTPAVITNDIYTQEDAQHVRRELAGILDPERVVGVETGACPHTAVRDDPTMNLAAGAEMLEKFPDVDTLVYESGGDNLTLTYSPALADVFVFVLDTSEGEKMPRKRGPGITDSDILVINKIDIAQYVRTNLDVMESDALRVRDGKPVVLTNSLTGEGLDRLQDEILAVWQRRADALVP, from the coding sequence ATGAGCGAGAACGTCCTGAGGATCGGCATCGGCGGCCCCGTCGGGTCCGGCAAGACGGCCCTGGCCGAGGCCCTGGTCCCGCGGCTGCTGGCTGCCGGGCGGACCCCTGCCGTCATCACCAACGACATCTACACCCAGGAGGACGCCCAGCACGTGCGCCGTGAGCTCGCGGGCATCCTCGACCCGGAGCGCGTCGTGGGCGTGGAGACCGGCGCGTGCCCGCACACCGCGGTCCGCGACGACCCCACGATGAACCTCGCGGCCGGGGCGGAGATGCTCGAGAAGTTCCCCGACGTCGACACGCTGGTGTACGAGTCGGGCGGGGACAACCTCACCCTCACGTACTCGCCGGCGCTCGCGGACGTCTTCGTCTTCGTCCTCGACACCTCCGAGGGGGAGAAGATGCCCCGCAAGCGGGGCCCGGGGATCACCGACTCCGACATCCTCGTCATCAACAAGATCGACATCGCGCAGTACGTCCGGACGAACCTCGACGTCATGGAGTCCGACGCCCTGCGGGTGCGGGACGGCAAGCCCGTCGTCCTCACCAACTCGCTCACCGGGGAGGGCCTCGACCGGCTCCAGGACGAGATCCTCGCCGTCTGGCAGCGTCGCGCCGACGCGCTGGTGCCGTGA
- a CDS encoding urea transporter, which translates to MSATNASTTPADSTGAVNPIGAFLHGPSQIFFQKNVWTGVAVLGAFVIADWRMALLAALGAVASTVTGALMKVGRDNVLSGMQGFNGTLVGAGVFAAMGAQGWSWGLTVVGGIACGPATWFFGWLFATPALRRFHLPSTTAPFCTVTGIIYALTMSLHVSSDPAHVHGVTAKGFLESLLTNVSEVVLVNSVWAGALILLGLFVASWQVGLAAVMGSVIGSLCALALGESAATITEGLAGYSGVLTAIALSVTFLRSSAASWLYAALGAAITAVITLVMTDLTDAPHYTWPYILTTWVMLVVASAIRPLRRA; encoded by the coding sequence ATGTCAGCGACCAATGCCTCGACCACGCCGGCGGACAGCACCGGGGCGGTGAACCCGATCGGCGCCTTCCTCCACGGGCCGTCCCAGATCTTCTTCCAGAAGAATGTCTGGACCGGGGTTGCCGTCCTCGGCGCCTTCGTCATCGCCGACTGGCGCATGGCCCTGCTCGCGGCCCTCGGAGCCGTGGCCTCGACAGTGACCGGCGCTCTCATGAAGGTGGGCCGGGACAACGTGCTGTCGGGCATGCAAGGGTTCAACGGCACGCTCGTCGGTGCGGGAGTCTTCGCCGCGATGGGGGCCCAGGGATGGTCCTGGGGGCTCACCGTCGTCGGCGGCATCGCCTGTGGGCCGGCGACCTGGTTCTTCGGGTGGCTGTTCGCCACCCCGGCACTCCGGCGGTTCCACCTGCCGTCGACGACGGCGCCGTTCTGCACCGTCACCGGGATCATCTACGCCCTCACCATGTCGCTCCACGTGAGCTCCGACCCGGCGCACGTCCACGGGGTGACGGCAAAGGGCTTCCTCGAGTCGCTGCTGACGAACGTCTCGGAGGTCGTGCTCGTCAACAGCGTGTGGGCCGGGGCGCTCATCCTCCTCGGGCTCTTCGTCGCCTCCTGGCAGGTCGGCCTCGCCGCGGTCATGGGCAGCGTCATCGGCAGCCTGTGCGCCCTCGCACTGGGGGAGAGCGCGGCGACCATCACCGAGGGGCTCGCCGGGTACTCCGGCGTGCTCACGGCGATCGCCCTCAGCGTGACGTTCCTGCGCAGCTCCGCCGCGTCCTGGCTCTACGCCGCGCTCGGCGCCGCCATCACGGCCGTCATCACCCTGGTGATGACCGACCTCACCGACGCCCCGCACTACACCTGGCCCTACATCCTCACGACGTGGGTCATGCTCGTCGTCGCCTCCGCGATCCGCCCGCTCCGGCGCGCATGA
- a CDS encoding FecCD family ABC transporter permease produces MSRDAELVAPTTAPPDPGDRLGVRARARRNGLVLAVLAVLTVVTAIIAIAVGAVYVPPATVTRILAHAVLSWPGPVTWVPDQEAIVWSVRAPRVVLALAVGAGLAVCGTALQAMTRNMLADPYVLGINSGASCGAAAAILFGVGLGLGEYALSGSAFIGALAASLLVFAVARTAGTVTSVRLLLAGVAVGYALSAATSFLIFASGSAEGARSVMFWLLGSLALAQWGPSLLVVVVVVAVTCVALYWWAPGLDALAIGDETARTLGISPAAFRTRLLVLVALAVGVLVAASGSIGFVGLVVPHLARRVVGVGHRWVVPVSALLGATLLLWGDLLSRLVMAPQELPIGIVTALVGAPLLLHLVRTQYSITLT; encoded by the coding sequence ATGAGCCGGGACGCCGAGCTGGTCGCCCCGACGACGGCTCCGCCCGATCCCGGCGACCGCCTCGGGGTGCGCGCGCGGGCCCGGCGCAACGGGCTCGTCCTCGCCGTCCTCGCGGTCCTCACCGTCGTCACCGCGATCATCGCCATCGCCGTGGGGGCGGTGTACGTCCCACCGGCGACCGTCACGCGGATCCTCGCCCACGCCGTCCTCAGCTGGCCGGGGCCGGTGACCTGGGTGCCCGACCAGGAGGCGATCGTGTGGTCGGTGCGCGCTCCCCGGGTGGTCCTCGCGCTCGCGGTCGGGGCCGGGCTCGCCGTGTGCGGCACGGCGTTGCAGGCCATGACGAGGAACATGCTCGCGGACCCCTACGTCCTGGGGATCAACTCCGGGGCGTCGTGCGGCGCGGCGGCCGCCATCCTCTTCGGCGTCGGCCTGGGCCTGGGGGAGTACGCCCTCTCGGGCAGCGCGTTCATCGGGGCGCTCGCGGCCTCGCTCCTGGTCTTCGCGGTCGCCCGGACCGCCGGCACCGTGACGTCGGTGCGCCTGCTCCTGGCGGGCGTGGCCGTCGGGTACGCCCTCTCGGCGGCGACGAGCTTCCTCATCTTCGCCTCCGGCTCGGCCGAGGGCGCCCGGTCCGTGATGTTCTGGCTCCTGGGCTCGCTCGCCCTCGCCCAGTGGGGCCCCTCCCTGCTCGTGGTGGTGGTCGTCGTCGCGGTGACCTGCGTGGCGCTGTACTGGTGGGCGCCCGGGCTGGACGCCCTGGCCATCGGCGACGAGACCGCCCGGACGCTGGGCATCTCGCCCGCCGCGTTCCGGACCCGCCTGCTCGTGCTTGTGGCGCTCGCCGTCGGGGTGCTCGTCGCCGCCAGCGGGAGCATCGGCTTCGTCGGGCTGGTGGTCCCGCACCTGGCGCGGCGCGTGGTCGGCGTCGGGCACCGCTGGGTGGTGCCGGTGAGCGCCCTGCTCGGCGCGACCCTGCTGCTGTGGGGGGACCTGCTCTCCCGCCTCGTCATGGCACCCCAGGAGCTGCCCATCGGCATCGTCACCGCGCTCGTGGGGGCCCCGCTGCTCCTGCACCTCGTCCGTACCCAGTACTCGATCACGCTCACCTGA
- a CDS encoding ABC transporter substrate-binding protein — protein sequence MRGSPILPAVSGLAALLVLAACGAGGGAGVGADPQPGDGPLTVTNCGAEVTFDRPPERVVLLSSAAVPFLHELGVLDRVVARAGQYPAEYYDEPTLAEVDEIPLLTDKTDTAGHLQISREVVIAQRPDVVLGGVDNLDRQTLASAGIALLEEPAMCDAGLPAVSFDDVYAQMQFYGTVFDRTDEAARAVVDLRERVDAVAATTDGAAGTRTAAVLYPTVGGGVTYAYGTGSMAHPQLEAAGLTNVFGDVEDRVFEVTREELIGRNPDVLVLLYGDGDPQLVEDAVTSLPGASGMTAVREGNILVQLFNFTEPPTPLSVVGLERIVERFGTGTTP from the coding sequence GTGAGGGGTTCTCCCATCCTGCCGGCCGTCAGCGGTCTCGCCGCCCTCCTCGTGCTCGCCGCGTGCGGGGCGGGAGGCGGCGCCGGCGTCGGTGCCGACCCGCAGCCGGGGGACGGCCCGCTCACCGTGACGAACTGCGGGGCGGAGGTCACCTTCGACCGGCCTCCGGAGCGGGTGGTGCTCCTGTCGAGCGCGGCGGTCCCGTTCCTCCACGAGCTGGGCGTCCTCGACCGGGTGGTCGCGCGCGCGGGTCAGTACCCCGCGGAGTACTACGACGAGCCGACGCTCGCCGAGGTCGACGAGATCCCCCTGCTCACGGACAAGACCGACACGGCGGGGCACCTGCAGATCTCCCGGGAGGTGGTCATCGCGCAGCGCCCGGACGTCGTCCTCGGCGGGGTGGACAACCTCGACCGGCAGACGCTCGCGTCCGCGGGCATCGCGCTCCTCGAGGAGCCGGCGATGTGCGACGCGGGCCTGCCGGCCGTGAGCTTCGACGACGTGTACGCGCAGATGCAGTTCTACGGGACGGTCTTCGACCGCACCGACGAGGCGGCGCGGGCCGTGGTCGACCTGCGCGAGCGGGTGGACGCCGTCGCCGCCACCACGGACGGCGCCGCCGGGACCCGCACCGCGGCCGTGCTCTACCCGACCGTCGGCGGGGGCGTCACCTACGCCTACGGGACCGGCAGCATGGCCCACCCCCAGCTGGAGGCCGCGGGCCTCACGAACGTCTTCGGCGACGTCGAGGACCGGGTCTTCGAGGTGACCCGGGAGGAGCTCATCGGCCGCAACCCCGACGTGCTCGTCCTCCTCTACGGCGACGGCGACCCCCAGCTCGTCGAGGACGCCGTCACCTCGCTCCCGGGGGCGTCCGGGATGACCGCCGTGCGCGAGGGCAACATCCTCGTCCAGCTCTTCAACTTCACCGAGCCGCCCACCCCGTTGTCCGTGGTGGGGCTCGAGCGGATCGTCGAGCGCTTCGGCACCGGGACGACGCCGTGA
- a CDS encoding urease accessory protein UreD yields the protein MSTDLVPDVEAAAPAGSLPVTGYGGYRLQPAHYEPERVPHEVARHSSVPDTLPVGSPAKVGMLELEFARRGERTELVHRYQKSPLQIMYPLYYDPARPDMPYTYIMSTGGGILQADRLRTDLLFGPGTSAYITTSAYTKVLKMEHDYAVAQTNISLGEDAYVEYLPDPIIPFAQSRLYQRTAVTLPESATLIAGETVIAGRLARDERHQYAVLASDFEVSRPDGAVITLDRVRLTPDGGDTGGLAVLGDRDVLSTLYVLTPHASATELGDLLHAALAPTYGDAMALGVSALPGDVGSWVRIVGDDARLVAAATTTAWRALRRRLTGRDAPAIRKV from the coding sequence GTGAGCACCGACCTCGTGCCGGACGTCGAGGCGGCCGCGCCGGCCGGGTCGCTGCCGGTGACCGGCTACGGCGGCTACCGCCTCCAGCCGGCGCACTACGAGCCCGAGCGGGTCCCGCACGAGGTCGCCCGGCACTCCTCCGTGCCGGACACGCTCCCCGTGGGGAGCCCCGCGAAGGTGGGCATGCTCGAGCTCGAGTTCGCCCGCCGGGGGGAGCGGACCGAGCTGGTCCACCGCTACCAGAAGTCCCCGCTCCAGATCATGTACCCGCTGTACTACGACCCGGCGCGGCCCGACATGCCCTACACGTACATCATGTCGACCGGCGGGGGCATCCTCCAGGCGGACCGGCTGCGCACCGACCTCCTCTTCGGGCCCGGGACCTCGGCCTACATCACGACGTCGGCCTACACCAAGGTCCTCAAGATGGAGCACGACTACGCCGTCGCCCAGACGAACATCTCCCTCGGCGAGGACGCCTACGTCGAGTACCTGCCCGACCCGATCATCCCGTTCGCCCAGTCCCGGCTCTACCAGCGCACCGCCGTGACGCTGCCCGAGTCGGCGACCCTCATCGCCGGGGAGACGGTGATCGCGGGGCGCCTCGCCCGCGACGAGCGCCACCAGTACGCCGTCCTCGCCTCCGACTTCGAGGTGAGCCGCCCCGACGGCGCCGTCATCACCCTGGACCGGGTCCGGCTCACCCCCGACGGCGGTGACACCGGCGGGCTAGCCGTCCTCGGCGACCGGGACGTGCTGTCCACGCTCTACGTGCTCACCCCGCACGCCTCGGCCACGGAGCTCGGGGATCTCCTGCACGCCGCGCTCGCGCCCACGTACGGCGACGCGATGGCGCTCGGCGTGAGCGCCCTGCCCGGTGACGTCGGGTCCTGGGTGCGGATCGTCGGCGACGACGCGCGGCTGGTCGCGGCGGCGACCACGACGGCGTGGCGGGCCCTGCGCCGACGCCTCACCGGCCGCGACGCCCCCGCCATCCGCAAGGTCTGA
- a CDS encoding ABC transporter ATP-binding protein translates to MIEVRGVCFRYGSAPVLRDVGITARDGKVLGLLGPNGSGKTTLLRTLYGSLRPESGTVSIDDDDVARLSTRELARRIAVVVQEHGGDLPVTVADLVLLGRTPHRGSFAQTTADDLDIAADALERVGAIHLAGRPFAGLSGGERQRVLVARALAQAAGHLLLDEPTNHLDVRYQHEVLDLVRGLGTTVVVVLHDLNLAAVYCDEVVLLEDGQVRAAGTPDEVLVPDILEPVYEVRVRRVEIEGGFQLAFRPRTGTGPAWAPHAGAAADLPRGRG, encoded by the coding sequence GTGATCGAGGTCCGGGGCGTGTGCTTCCGCTACGGCAGCGCGCCCGTCCTGCGCGACGTCGGCATCACCGCCCGCGACGGCAAGGTGCTGGGGCTGCTCGGCCCGAACGGCAGCGGCAAGACGACGCTCCTGCGGACCCTGTACGGCTCGCTGCGCCCGGAGAGCGGGACGGTGAGCATCGACGACGACGACGTCGCCCGGTTGTCCACCCGCGAGCTCGCCCGCCGCATCGCCGTCGTCGTGCAGGAGCACGGCGGGGACCTGCCCGTGACGGTCGCCGACCTCGTCCTGCTGGGCCGGACCCCGCACCGCGGCTCCTTCGCCCAGACGACGGCGGACGACCTCGACATCGCCGCTGACGCGCTGGAGCGCGTCGGGGCCATCCACCTCGCCGGCCGGCCCTTCGCCGGGCTGTCGGGCGGGGAGAGGCAACGGGTCCTCGTCGCCCGGGCCCTGGCGCAGGCCGCCGGCCACCTGCTCCTGGACGAGCCGACCAACCACCTCGACGTCCGGTACCAGCACGAGGTGCTCGACCTCGTCCGCGGCCTGGGCACGACCGTCGTCGTCGTGCTCCACGACCTCAACCTCGCCGCGGTGTACTGCGACGAGGTGGTCCTGCTCGAGGACGGGCAGGTGCGGGCGGCCGGCACGCCCGACGAGGTCCTCGTCCCCGACATCCTCGAGCCGGTCTACGAGGTCCGGGTGCGCCGCGTCGAGATCGAGGGCGGGTTCCAGCTCGCCTTCCGCCCGCGGACGGGGACGGGACCGGCGTGGGCGCCCCACGCGGGTGCGGCGGCCGACCTCCCACGGGGGCGGGGGTGA
- a CDS encoding YhgE/Pip domain-containing protein yields MIAIRLVGTELRRLTAGTMPRLALLAMILIPSLYSGLYLFANEDPYGRLGEVPAALVVEDRGATSEDPTDGTTQDVDYGKEVAERLLDGDGGFGWVETTRADAEAGVRSGRFDSALIIGPSFSQDLVSVEKYQPRQASLTLVTNDANNYLSTTISDTIVGEVRDTLAEEVGTKAADTFLQGFATVHSDLATAVEGTTRLVDGASQLSSGTTELVTGTDQLASGAAEAANGAARLSSGAGELSSSTARLAEGAASLASGLDTLRSRTRELPAQTRELADGAREVAGGTAEVAAVGDDAAAVARDVVTRVDAARADLEARVAALVADGTLTAQEGAAITTVLDDAREVAGTAAGAVEGAAGRLDALNAGASEVAAGAGTLAAATPELVQGIGTAASGGSELASGSAELEAGAGTVARDLGTLASGTAEVSEGAAELARSSVTLRDGTTELQSGLAELNSGLQEGLGRIPDLDEETREATARTLGNPVTVDKDTLARAGSYGAGLAPFFMSLAAWIGGYVLFLLVKPMSTRSLAADAPAWQTALGGWATPALIGVGQVALMFAVVAFALDITPVYAAGTVLILLLASAAFVAVLQALNVWLGAVGEFLGLVLMLVQLVTAGGTFPWQTIPEPLRSLHRMLPMSYTVEGLRQTLYGGDLATVARDIGVLAAVFLGGILATTYAAHRHKVWSPSRLQPELVL; encoded by the coding sequence GTGATCGCCATCCGCCTGGTGGGCACGGAGCTGCGCCGCCTCACCGCCGGGACCATGCCCCGGCTCGCCCTCCTCGCGATGATCCTCATCCCCTCGCTCTACTCGGGCCTGTACCTCTTCGCCAACGAGGACCCCTACGGCCGGCTCGGGGAGGTCCCCGCGGCGCTGGTGGTCGAGGACCGCGGCGCCACCAGCGAGGACCCGACGGACGGCACCACGCAGGACGTCGACTACGGCAAAGAGGTCGCCGAGCGCCTCCTCGACGGGGACGGCGGCTTCGGCTGGGTGGAGACCACCCGGGCCGACGCGGAGGCGGGGGTGCGGTCCGGCCGGTTCGACTCCGCCCTCATCATCGGCCCGAGCTTCTCGCAGGACCTCGTCTCGGTGGAGAAGTACCAGCCGAGGCAGGCGAGCCTCACGCTGGTGACGAACGACGCCAACAACTACCTCTCGACGACCATCTCCGACACCATCGTCGGCGAGGTGCGCGACACGCTCGCCGAGGAGGTCGGCACGAAGGCGGCCGACACCTTCCTCCAGGGCTTTGCCACCGTCCACTCCGACCTCGCCACCGCCGTCGAGGGCACCACCCGGCTGGTCGACGGCGCCAGCCAGCTCTCCAGCGGGACGACCGAGCTCGTCACGGGCACCGACCAGCTCGCCTCCGGCGCGGCAGAGGCAGCGAACGGCGCGGCGCGGCTGTCCTCCGGCGCCGGGGAGCTGTCCAGCTCCACGGCCCGGCTCGCCGAGGGGGCCGCGTCGCTCGCGTCGGGCCTGGACACCCTGCGCAGCCGGACGCGCGAGCTGCCGGCCCAGACGCGCGAGCTCGCCGACGGGGCGCGGGAGGTCGCCGGCGGGACCGCCGAGGTGGCCGCCGTCGGGGACGACGCCGCCGCGGTGGCGCGGGACGTGGTGACGCGCGTCGACGCCGCCCGGGCGGACCTCGAGGCGCGGGTCGCGGCGCTCGTGGCGGACGGGACCCTCACGGCGCAGGAGGGGGCGGCGATCACGACGGTGCTCGACGACGCCCGCGAGGTGGCCGGCACCGCGGCCGGGGCGGTCGAGGGGGCGGCGGGCCGGCTCGACGCGCTCAACGCGGGCGCGTCGGAGGTGGCCGCCGGTGCCGGCACGCTCGCCGCGGCCACGCCGGAGCTCGTCCAGGGCATCGGCACCGCCGCCTCCGGGGGGAGCGAGCTCGCGTCCGGGTCGGCCGAGCTCGAGGCGGGCGCGGGCACCGTGGCGAGGGACCTCGGCACGCTGGCGTCGGGGACCGCGGAGGTCTCGGAGGGGGCCGCGGAGCTCGCGCGGAGCAGCGTGACGCTGCGGGACGGCACCACCGAGCTGCAGTCCGGGCTGGCCGAGCTCAACAGCGGCCTGCAGGAGGGGCTGGGCCGGATCCCCGACCTCGACGAGGAGACCCGGGAGGCGACCGCGCGGACCCTCGGCAACCCGGTGACGGTGGACAAGGACACCCTGGCCCGGGCCGGCAGCTACGGCGCGGGCCTCGCGCCCTTCTTCATGTCCCTGGCCGCGTGGATCGGTGGCTACGTGCTCTTCCTCCTCGTCAAGCCGATGTCCACGCGCTCCTTGGCCGCGGACGCCCCGGCGTGGCAGACGGCCCTGGGGGGATGGGCCACGCCCGCCCTCATCGGCGTCGGGCAGGTCGCCCTCATGTTCGCCGTGGTGGCGTTCGCGCTCGACATCACCCCGGTGTACGCGGCGGGCACCGTGCTCATCCTCCTGCTCGCGTCGGCCGCCTTCGTCGCGGTCCTCCAGGCGCTCAACGTCTGGCTCGGCGCCGTGGGGGAGTTCCTCGGGCTGGTCCTCATGCTCGTCCAGCTGGTGACCGCGGGCGGCACGTTCCCGTGGCAGACGATCCCGGAGCCGCTGCGCTCGCTGCACCGGATGCTGCCGATGTCCTACACCGTCGAGGGCCTTCGGCAGACCCTGTACGGCGGGGACCTGGCGACCGTGGCGCGCGACATCGGCGTGCTGGCCGCGGTCTTCCTCGGCGGGATCCTCGCCACGACGTACGCGGCGCACCGTCACAAGGTCTGGTCCCCGTCGCGGCTCCAGCCGGAGCTGGTCCTCTGA
- a CDS encoding DUF1269 domain-containing protein, whose protein sequence is MATLTVWKFDTPDGAERAEDALEALEKQELVHILDAATVSWEEGKKKPKTRQSRLTMTTGILGGVFWGLLFGIIFFIPIIGLVIGVASGALAASLTDVGIDEDFIKTVREKVTPGTSALFVLTSGEVLDRIHNSLREQGIHGELVETNLSADQEANLRSMLQEEDA, encoded by the coding sequence GTGGCAACTCTGACCGTGTGGAAGTTCGACACCCCCGACGGCGCGGAACGCGCCGAGGACGCGCTGGAGGCCCTGGAGAAGCAGGAGCTCGTCCACATCCTCGACGCCGCGACCGTCTCGTGGGAGGAGGGCAAGAAGAAGCCGAAGACCCGCCAGTCCCGGCTCACCATGACCACCGGGATCCTCGGCGGCGTGTTCTGGGGCCTGCTGTTCGGGATCATCTTCTTCATCCCGATCATCGGCCTCGTCATCGGTGTCGCCTCGGGTGCCCTGGCGGCCTCGCTCACCGACGTGGGCATCGACGAGGACTTCATCAAGACGGTCCGGGAGAAGGTCACCCCGGGCACCTCGGCGTTGTTCGTCCTCACGTCGGGTGAGGTGCTCGACCGCATCCACAACTCGCTGCGCGAGCAGGGCATCCACGGCGAGCTCGTCGAGACCAACCTCTCCGCCGACCAGGAGGCCAACCTGCGGTCCATGCTGCAGGAGGAGGACGCCTGA
- a CDS encoding urease accessory protein UreF, producing MSTPDTRSLLVSLQLSDSAFPSGFYTMSHGLEGYSQARLVRQGGVEGLLRGLLLHSVGPGDATALARAHEAAAVGDWRRVRLVDQLLHASKLNAEMRRASVRSGHQLTDIAREAIGGPALEEWARSVKAKETPGCQPVATAVAYAAAGVGTVQAVASDMSAFAVSFLGAALRLRLSDHRHVQVVLHALGPVIAAAAADAVARDLEDMGGSVPLADVMSAQHERAEARLFAS from the coding sequence ATGAGCACCCCCGACACGAGGAGCCTCCTCGTCAGCCTGCAGCTCTCCGACTCCGCGTTCCCGAGCGGCTTCTACACGATGTCGCACGGGCTGGAGGGCTACAGCCAGGCGCGCCTGGTGAGGCAGGGGGGCGTCGAGGGGCTGCTGCGGGGGCTCTTGCTGCACTCGGTGGGTCCGGGCGACGCCACGGCGCTCGCCCGGGCCCACGAGGCGGCCGCCGTCGGCGACTGGCGGCGCGTCCGCCTGGTCGACCAGCTCCTCCACGCCTCGAAGCTCAACGCCGAGATGCGCCGGGCGTCGGTCCGCAGCGGCCACCAGCTCACCGACATCGCCCGCGAGGCCATCGGCGGGCCGGCCCTGGAGGAGTGGGCGCGCAGCGTCAAGGCGAAGGAGACGCCGGGCTGCCAGCCGGTGGCCACGGCCGTCGCCTACGCGGCGGCCGGCGTGGGCACCGTGCAGGCGGTCGCCTCCGACATGTCCGCGTTCGCCGTGAGCTTCCTCGGCGCGGCCCTGAGGCTGCGCCTGTCCGACCACCGCCACGTCCAGGTGGTCCTCCACGCCCTGGGACCGGTCATCGCCGCAGCCGCGGCGGACGCCGTCGCCCGGGACCTGGAGGACATGGGCGGGTCCGTCCCCCTGGCCGACGTCATGTCGGCCCAGCACGAGCGCGCGGAAGCCCGGCTGTTCGCCAGCTGA
- the ureC gene encoding urease subunit alpha has translation MAIITRKQYTDLFGPTVGDKVQLGDTNLVIEIEKDYNEGHYGDEVVYGGGKTARDGMAADPNITRTQGVLDLVITNAVILDPVLGVLKGDIGVKDGKIAGIGKSGNPHLQSGVDPRLVVGTGTEIIAGEHLIVTAGAIDPHVHYISPQQGVTALANGITTLFGGGTGPSDATNGVTTTPGVWYLHRMLEAAEDMPVSMGFYGKGNGSLPQPIIEQIRAGAGGLKVHEDFGTTPAALSNALSVADEYDVQVAVHTDSLNEAGFVEDTVSAINGRTIHTFHTEGAGGGHAPDIMRLASYPNVLPSSTNPTLPYTVNSVDELLDMVMVCHHLSHDIPEDVAFADSRVRAETISAETVLQDEGVISMFSSDSQAMGRIGESVMRAFQTAHHNKDKRGKLPEDAPGNDNFRVLRYLAKVTINPAITCGISDYIGSLETGKIADIVLWPIGSFGAKPKMVLKGGVISWALMGEPNASLPTPQPVFYRPMFGMYGKTLQSTRVTFMSQAAIDDGVPEMLGLRSQVLPVRRTRQLGKSHLVRNDRTPVVAVDPETYKVTLDGVPAHIEPAQSLPLTQLFFLT, from the coding sequence ATGGCCATCATCACGCGCAAGCAGTACACCGACCTGTTCGGCCCGACCGTCGGGGACAAGGTCCAGCTCGGCGACACGAACCTCGTCATCGAGATCGAGAAGGACTACAACGAGGGGCACTACGGCGACGAGGTGGTCTACGGCGGCGGCAAGACCGCCCGCGACGGCATGGCCGCGGACCCGAACATCACCCGCACCCAGGGCGTGCTCGACCTCGTCATCACCAACGCGGTCATCCTCGACCCCGTCCTCGGCGTCCTCAAGGGCGACATCGGCGTCAAGGACGGCAAGATCGCCGGCATCGGCAAGTCGGGCAACCCGCACCTGCAGAGCGGCGTGGACCCACGGCTCGTCGTCGGGACCGGCACGGAGATCATCGCGGGCGAGCACCTCATCGTCACTGCGGGCGCGATCGACCCCCACGTCCACTACATCTCCCCGCAGCAGGGCGTCACCGCCCTCGCCAACGGGATCACCACCCTCTTCGGCGGCGGCACCGGACCCAGCGACGCGACGAACGGCGTCACCACCACGCCCGGCGTCTGGTACCTCCACCGGATGCTCGAGGCCGCCGAGGACATGCCGGTGAGCATGGGCTTCTACGGCAAGGGCAATGGCTCCCTGCCGCAGCCGATCATCGAGCAGATCCGCGCGGGGGCGGGTGGCCTCAAGGTCCACGAGGACTTCGGGACGACGCCGGCCGCGCTGAGCAACGCGCTCTCCGTCGCCGACGAGTACGACGTGCAGGTCGCCGTCCACACCGACAGCCTCAACGAGGCGGGGTTCGTCGAGGACACCGTCTCCGCGATCAACGGCCGCACCATCCACACCTTCCACACGGAGGGGGCGGGCGGTGGCCACGCGCCGGACATCATGCGGCTGGCGAGCTACCCCAACGTCCTGCCGTCCTCGACCAACCCGACGCTGCCGTACACGGTGAACTCCGTCGACGAGCTCCTCGACATGGTCATGGTCTGCCACCACCTCTCGCACGACATCCCCGAGGACGTCGCCTTCGCCGACTCCCGCGTGCGCGCCGAGACCATCTCGGCGGAGACGGTGCTCCAGGACGAGGGGGTCATCTCGATGTTCTCCTCCGACTCCCAGGCCATGGGCCGCATCGGGGAGTCGGTGATGCGCGCGTTCCAGACCGCCCACCACAACAAGGACAAGCGCGGCAAGCTGCCCGAGGACGCCCCGGGCAACGACAACTTCCGGGTGCTGCGCTACCTCGCGAAGGTGACGATCAACCCGGCGATCACCTGCGGCATCTCCGACTACATCGGCTCGCTCGAGACGGGCAAGATCGCCGACATCGTCCTGTGGCCCATCGGCTCGTTCGGCGCCAAGCCGAAGATGGTCCTCAAGGGCGGCGTCATCAGCTGGGCGCTCATGGGGGAGCCGAACGCCTCCCTGCCCACCCCGCAGCCGGTCTTCTACCGCCCGATGTTCGGGATGTACGGCAAGACGCTGCAGAGCACCCGCGTGACGTTCATGTCCCAGGCGGCGATCGACGACGGCGTGCCGGAGATGCTCGGGCTGCGCAGCCAGGTGCTGCCGGTGCGCCGGACGCGTCAGCTGGGCAAGAGCCACCTCGTGCGCAACGACCGCACGCCCGTCGTGGCGGTCGACCCGGAGACGTACAAGGTGACGCTGGACGGCGTGCCGGCGCACATCGAGCCGGCCCAGTCGCTGCCCCTGACACAGCTGTTCTTCCTCACCTGA